One segment of Ricinus communis isolate WT05 ecotype wild-type chromosome 8, ASM1957865v1, whole genome shotgun sequence DNA contains the following:
- the LOC8263316 gene encoding F-box protein At2g27310, translating to MVPPSSTLHHHENGTISTVHHDILQTHILTRLDGPTLASLSCASSDFHTLSSQDKLWQNICSFTWPSTNDPLLSSVISSFPSGHRSFFSDSFPLLRHHRPTCRTLPTPFPSTTELISAVDIYYRNVPIFSKVEKTETVSRWFLCSPFRIDLLEPKEFVPTWIQKAGEKDSWLKQLEEDVTLSWILIDPEQKRAVNISSKRPVSVQRHWLTGEVQAKFATIFAGDRGKGSETEYVECEVVVTCGGKEGGEVRVRDVSMGMEDMEGKALTGEDSLVILKEATERGERRRGEDGKERYKEFLKRKREWKERKERRESVLDWVCIATGVTSFLAFWSFILFR from the coding sequence ATGGTTCCACCATCATCAACTCTTCATCATCATGAAAATGGAACCATCTCCACCGTCCATCACGACATCCTCCAGACTCACATCCTCACCCGTCTCGACGGTCCTACCTTGGCTTCTCTCTCCTGCGCTTCCTCTGACTTCCACACCCTCTCCTCCCAAGACAAGCTCTGGCAAAATATCTGCTCATTCACCTGGCCATCCACTAACGATCCTCTCCTCTCCAGTGTCATCTCTTCGTTTCCATCCGGACACAGGTCGTTTTTCTCCGATTCTTTTCCTCTCCTTCGTCACCACCGCCCCACCTGCCGCACTCTTCCAACTCCGTTTCCATCAACGACAGAATTGATTTCAGCCGTCGATATTTACTACCGAAACGTACCTATCTTCTCTAAGGTCGAGAAGACTGAAACGGTCAGCAGATGGTTCTTGTGTTCTCCCTTCAGAATCGACTTACTCGAACCAAAAGAATTTGTTCCTACGTGGATACAAAAGGCGGGTGAAAAAGACTCCTGGCTTAAACAACTCGAAGAGGATGTCACATTAAGCTGGATTCTGATCGACCCAGAACAAAAAAGGGCCGTCAATATATCGAGCAAAAGGCCAGTTTCAGTGCAGAGGCACTGGTTGACAGGGGAAGTGCAGGCGAAGTTTGCTACAATCTTCGCCGGAGACAGAGGGAAGGGGTCGGAGACAGAGTATGTGGAGTGTGAAGTGGTGGTCACGTGCGGGGGGAAAGAAGGAGGGGAGGTTCGCGTGAGGGACGTGAGCATGGGGATGGAAGATATGGAGGGAAAGGCATTAACAGGGGAAGATAGTTTGGTTATATTGAAGGAGGCAACGGAGAGGGGAGAGAGGAGGAGAGGGGAAGATGGGAAAGAAAGATATAAGGAATTTTTGAAGAGGAAAAGGGAatggaaagaaaggaaggaaagaagagaaagtgTTCTGGATTGGGTTTGTATTGCTACTGGAGTTACTTCATTTTTGGCTTTCTGGTCCTTCATCCTGTTCAGATGA